In a genomic window of Flavobacterium lipolyticum:
- a CDS encoding GH3 auxin-responsive promoter family protein: MPLSIINSFASWVLKQRIHQIELFLKYPNEVQEELLHNLLTASENTIIGKQYDFESINSYQTFAERVPIATYEELQPLIERTRQGEQNVFWETPIKWFAKSSGTTNAKSKFIPVSNEALEDCHYKGSKDLLCLYLNNNEDSELFLGKSLRLGGSSQIYENNNTFFGDLSAILIENMPIWAEFSSTPSSKTSLMSEWESKIAAIINETKNENVTSFAGVPSWMLVLMNKVLENTGKESLLDLWPNLEVYFHGGVSFSPYKEQYKNILPSKDFRYYEIYNASEGFFAIQDLNNSSDLLLMLDYGIFYEFISMDTFGTPNQKVIRLADVELNKNYAIVITTNSGLWRYLIGDTVRFTSLNPYRIRVTGRTKHHINVFGEELMVENTDQAIAKACQLTHTEVIDYTVAPIFMQDKEKGAHEWMIEFKKKPADVGLFQKVLDETLQTLNSDYEAKRHNNMTLNPLVINVARENLFYDWLKERDKLGGQHKIPRLSNQRDYLEQLKEM, encoded by the coding sequence ATGCCCTTATCAATAATCAACTCTTTCGCTTCGTGGGTCCTAAAACAAAGGATACATCAAATAGAACTTTTTCTAAAATATCCGAATGAAGTTCAGGAAGAACTGTTGCACAATTTGCTGACCGCTTCAGAAAATACTATTATAGGGAAACAGTATGATTTTGAATCGATTAATTCGTATCAGACTTTTGCTGAAAGAGTACCGATTGCTACTTATGAGGAGCTTCAGCCATTGATTGAACGTACGCGTCAGGGGGAACAGAATGTATTTTGGGAAACACCAATAAAATGGTTTGCTAAATCGAGCGGAACTACGAATGCCAAAAGTAAATTTATTCCTGTGAGTAATGAAGCTCTCGAGGATTGTCATTATAAAGGAAGTAAAGATTTGCTTTGTTTGTACCTCAACAACAATGAGGATTCAGAATTGTTCCTGGGCAAAAGTCTTCGTCTGGGCGGAAGTTCTCAGATCTACGAGAACAACAATACGTTCTTTGGAGATTTATCCGCTATTCTGATTGAAAACATGCCAATCTGGGCCGAGTTTAGCAGTACTCCGAGCAGTAAAACTTCGCTGATGAGCGAATGGGAATCTAAAATTGCTGCCATTATAAATGAAACAAAAAACGAAAATGTAACCAGTTTTGCGGGCGTACCGTCATGGATGCTGGTTTTAATGAATAAAGTTTTAGAAAATACAGGAAAAGAAAGTCTCTTAGATCTCTGGCCTAATCTGGAAGTTTATTTCCATGGAGGTGTAAGCTTCTCTCCTTATAAAGAGCAATACAAAAATATTTTACCAAGCAAAGATTTCAGGTACTACGAAATATACAATGCTTCTGAAGGCTTTTTTGCCATTCAGGATTTAAACAATTCGAGTGATTTATTGCTGATGCTGGATTATGGCATTTTCTATGAATTCATATCGATGGATACGTTTGGAACTCCAAATCAAAAAGTAATTCGTCTGGCTGATGTTGAACTAAATAAGAACTATGCAATTGTCATTACGACGAATTCCGGTTTATGGCGTTATTTGATTGGGGATACGGTTCGTTTTACTTCTCTAAATCCATACAGAATCAGAGTAACAGGCAGAACGAAACATCATATTAATGTTTTCGGCGAAGAATTAATGGTCGAAAATACCGATCAGGCCATTGCCAAAGCCTGTCAACTGACTCACACCGAAGTGATCGATTACACCGTTGCGCCTATTTTTATGCAGGACAAGGAAAAAGGAGCCCACGAATGGATGATCGAATTCAAGAAAAAACCTGCCGATGTGGGGCTTTTCCAAAAAGTGCTGGATGAAACACTACAAACTTTAAATTCGGATTACGAAGCCAAACGTCATAACAATATGACTTTAAATCCGCTAGTGATTAACGTGGCACGTGAGAACCTGTTTTACGACTGGCTAAAAGAGCGGGACAAATTAGGAGGACAACATAAAATTCCAAGACTTTCGAATCAGAGGGATTATTTGGAACAGCTGAAAGAGATGTAA
- a CDS encoding AsmA family protein: MVKKILKITAIVLVVLVAALFAIPYFFKDQIKAKISEAINKSVDAKVSFTDADLSLFKNFPNATVGIEKLVIINKAPFEGDTLVSLGELNLKMSIKELFKGKEEPLNIQGISSTNGLVNIIFNKDGVGNFDIALKDKEKDVKDDKSKPLSLKIQNYKIENFTFRYIDQGSKIKMVIDSLNHEGTGDFTNSKLDLTTKSVANVSLDMDKINYMKNVKLTLDAVLGIDLEKSKYTFKENKALINQLPLEFDGFIQMVDAGQIYDLKFKTPTSSFTNFLGLIPSAYASSLDGVKTTGDFTVAGFAKGELTETTVPKFNVAIASNNASFQYPNLPKSVQNIVIDTKIINETGILNDTYVNLDKLSFRIDQDVFNAKANIKNITQNPIVNAALKGTINLANLSKAYPIKMDKPLAGILKADVTTQFDMASVEKSQYQNIKNAGTMSLSGFKYTDENNKSMNISTGLVEFNPSTINLKKFDATTGKSDLSINGVLENFYGFMFKKQELRGNFNMSSNQLAVNDFMTSGTPATEKAAAKPTEAMKIPAFLNCTLNAKATTVLYDNLKLKDVSGRLIVKDEKATLENFKTSIFGGTIGLNGAVSTKTKVPTFDMNLGFNQVDIAQTFTQLDMMKKIAPLAGIINGKLNSTIKLNGNLDDKELTPDLKSISGDLLGQLLSTTVNSKNSTVINALTSNLKFIDPNKINLNDIKAALTFDNGKVSVKPFDIKYQDIKITIGGTHGFDQTMNYNLKLDVPAKYLGNEANAFLAKMSPADAAKLQNIPINAMLTGNFSHPKVSTDMKSAVTSLATQVANQQRDKLTQKGTSALNDFINKNTKAKDTTKAAATEKEQKTQEVTKKASDLINGLFKKKN, from the coding sequence ATGGTAAAGAAAATTTTAAAAATAACAGCTATAGTTCTTGTAGTCCTTGTAGCGGCCTTATTTGCCATTCCGTATTTCTTTAAAGATCAAATAAAAGCTAAAATCTCAGAAGCGATCAACAAAAGTGTTGATGCGAAGGTAAGTTTTACAGATGCCGATCTAAGTTTGTTTAAAAACTTTCCAAATGCCACTGTGGGAATCGAAAAACTGGTGATCATCAATAAAGCCCCATTTGAAGGAGATACTTTGGTTTCATTAGGCGAGCTGAATTTAAAAATGAGCATTAAGGAACTTTTCAAGGGAAAAGAAGAACCTTTAAACATACAGGGAATCAGCTCTACCAATGGTCTGGTGAATATTATTTTCAACAAAGACGGTGTTGGTAATTTTGACATTGCCCTAAAAGATAAAGAAAAGGACGTGAAAGACGACAAAAGCAAACCGCTTTCACTGAAAATTCAAAATTATAAAATCGAAAATTTCACTTTCAGATACATCGATCAGGGATCTAAAATAAAAATGGTCATTGACAGTTTGAACCATGAAGGAACAGGCGATTTTACCAATTCAAAATTAGATTTAACAACAAAGTCAGTTGCTAATGTTTCTTTGGATATGGATAAGATCAATTACATGAAAAATGTAAAACTGACTTTAGACGCTGTATTGGGAATTGACCTTGAAAAAAGCAAATATACCTTTAAGGAGAATAAAGCTTTAATCAATCAATTGCCTTTGGAATTTGACGGGTTTATTCAGATGGTGGATGCCGGACAAATTTATGATCTGAAGTTTAAGACTCCCACTTCATCCTTTACGAATTTCTTAGGACTGATTCCTTCTGCTTATGCTTCAAGTCTGGACGGTGTAAAAACTACCGGAGATTTTACTGTAGCCGGTTTTGCTAAAGGTGAATTAACCGAGACTACTGTTCCTAAGTTTAATGTAGCAATTGCTTCCAACAATGCTTCGTTTCAATATCCAAACCTTCCAAAATCGGTTCAGAATATTGTGATTGACACGAAAATCATCAACGAAACGGGAATCCTGAACGATACTTATGTTAATTTGGATAAACTTTCCTTCCGAATCGATCAGGATGTTTTTAACGCCAAAGCTAATATCAAAAACATCACGCAAAACCCTATCGTGAACGCGGCCTTGAAAGGAACCATCAATCTGGCGAATCTTTCTAAAGCTTATCCAATTAAAATGGACAAACCTCTTGCCGGTATTTTAAAAGCTGATGTGACTACACAATTTGATATGGCTTCTGTTGAAAAAAGTCAATACCAAAATATTAAAAATGCCGGAACCATGAGTCTGTCCGGATTTAAATATACGGACGAAAACAATAAATCAATGAACATCAGTACGGGATTGGTCGAGTTCAATCCGAGTACCATCAACCTGAAAAAATTTGACGCCACAACCGGAAAAAGTGATTTAAGCATTAACGGAGTACTCGAAAATTTCTATGGTTTCATGTTCAAAAAACAAGAACTAAGAGGAAACTTCAATATGAGTTCAAATCAGCTGGCAGTGAATGATTTTATGACTTCAGGAACTCCTGCTACAGAAAAGGCAGCTGCAAAACCTACTGAAGCGATGAAGATTCCAGCCTTTTTAAATTGTACTTTAAATGCTAAAGCTACAACGGTTTTATACGACAATCTGAAACTAAAAGACGTTTCGGGTCGATTAATCGTTAAGGACGAAAAAGCTACCTTAGAAAACTTTAAAACTTCTATTTTTGGAGGAACAATTGGTCTTAACGGAGCTGTTTCTACCAAAACAAAAGTGCCAACTTTTGACATGAATTTAGGTTTCAATCAGGTGGATATTGCGCAGACTTTTACGCAATTAGACATGATGAAAAAAATTGCTCCTTTGGCAGGAATCATCAACGGAAAATTAAATTCGACTATAAAATTAAACGGAAACTTAGACGATAAGGAATTGACTCCGGATCTAAAATCAATCTCAGGAGATCTTTTGGGACAGCTACTTTCAACTACTGTAAATTCTAAAAATTCAACCGTTATCAATGCCTTAACTTCTAACCTGAAATTTATTGATCCTAATAAAATAAACCTGAATGATATTAAAGCGGCTCTAACATTTGATAACGGAAAAGTGAGCGTAAAACCATTTGACATCAAATATCAGGACATTAAAATTACAATTGGCGGAACTCATGGTTTCGATCAAACGATGAACTATAATTTAAAATTAGATGTTCCGGCAAAATACTTAGGAAATGAAGCCAATGCCTTCCTTGCTAAAATGTCTCCTGCAGATGCTGCAAAGCTGCAAAACATCCCAATAAATGCTATGCTTACGGGTAATTTCTCGCATCCAAAAGTATCAACGGATATGAAAAGTGCTGTGACCAGTCTGGCTACGCAGGTTGCGAATCAGCAAAGAGACAAACTGACTCAAAAAGGAACTTCAGCTCTTAATGATTTTATCAATAAAAACACTAAAGCTAAAGATACCACTAAAGCTGCCGCTACCGAAAAAGAGCAAAAAACTCAAGAGGTTACTAAAAAAGCCAGTGACTTAATCAATGGCTTGTTTAAGAAGAAAAACTAA
- a CDS encoding Zn-dependent protease, with translation MKNAILILLFIFISCTNTKEQHQKIIVIQPLGDFNIEQAKSVFNKIKTINPNVVLRANIPFPKNAFYQARNRYRADTIIKTIKENVGKDSVIVGLSNSDISVTKGKNKDWGVMGLGYHPGKSCVVSDFRLSKRNKEVQFYKVVLHELGHTEGLPHCPVKTCLMRDAEGKNHLDEETNFCLKCKKYLIGKGWKLNHPAT, from the coding sequence ATGAAAAATGCCATTCTGATTCTACTTTTTATTTTTATTTCTTGTACCAATACAAAAGAGCAGCATCAAAAAATAATCGTTATTCAACCTTTAGGAGATTTCAATATTGAACAGGCAAAAAGTGTCTTCAATAAAATCAAAACGATTAACCCTAATGTTGTTTTAAGAGCCAATATTCCCTTCCCGAAAAATGCATTTTACCAAGCCCGAAACAGGTATCGTGCCGACACTATAATTAAAACCATCAAAGAGAATGTGGGCAAAGATTCTGTAATTGTGGGCTTATCCAACAGCGACATTAGCGTTACCAAAGGTAAAAACAAGGATTGGGGCGTTATGGGACTGGGGTATCATCCGGGAAAATCCTGCGTCGTTTCTGATTTTAGGCTCAGCAAAAGAAATAAAGAAGTACAATTTTACAAAGTTGTTTTGCACGAATTAGGTCATACCGAAGGTCTGCCTCATTGTCCTGTAAAAACATGTTTAATGAGAGATGCTGAAGGAAAAAATCATTTAGATGAAGAAACCAATTTTTGCTTAAAATGTAAAAAGTATTTAATAGGAAAGGGGTGGAAACTAA
- a CDS encoding glycosyltransferase family 9 protein, with product MSVLKRINVVRRSVMHRLTKNIGKPRSEQHIVLVDKTEIRRVLICRPNARLGNLLLITPLVQEVNDMFPNCKVDLFVKGALALVIFGNYQNINKVIGLPKKPFKSLLEYLNVWISIKTQKYDVAINVDQNSSSGRLAVQFSNAKYKFYGDLNDESQLVKKDYDHIAKYPVYNFRNYLTKLGLAKSNKIIAPIDLKLSSAEIANGKKILNDLVPDSKRTICIFTYATGAKCLSEEWWENFYRQLKEEYKDYNIIEILPVENVSQIAFQAPTFYSKDIREIGSVIANTDLFIGADSGIMHLASAVQTPTIGLFSVSNLKKYEPYDNCSIGIDINLQTKKDYVKIINSILNNGKLNTIGQAI from the coding sequence ATGAGTGTTTTAAAACGAATAAATGTGGTCAGGCGCAGCGTAATGCACCGTCTCACTAAGAACATCGGAAAGCCAAGGTCAGAGCAGCATATTGTTTTAGTGGATAAAACAGAAATTAGGCGGGTCCTGATCTGCAGGCCAAATGCCAGACTCGGAAACTTATTATTGATTACGCCGCTTGTTCAGGAAGTCAACGATATGTTTCCAAATTGTAAAGTCGATTTGTTTGTTAAGGGAGCTTTAGCTCTGGTCATTTTTGGAAATTATCAAAACATCAATAAGGTTATTGGTTTGCCTAAAAAACCGTTCAAAAGCTTATTGGAATATCTGAATGTCTGGATTTCAATAAAAACACAAAAATACGATGTTGCGATCAACGTAGATCAAAACTCTTCTTCAGGACGTTTAGCAGTCCAATTCTCTAATGCTAAATATAAATTTTACGGAGATTTAAATGATGAATCTCAACTTGTAAAAAAAGACTACGATCATATTGCGAAATATCCCGTTTATAACTTCCGAAATTATTTAACGAAACTTGGATTAGCAAAAAGCAACAAAATAATAGCCCCGATTGACCTTAAACTATCTTCTGCCGAAATTGCTAACGGAAAGAAAATTTTGAATGACTTAGTGCCTGATTCTAAAAGAACCATCTGTATTTTTACGTATGCGACAGGAGCAAAATGCTTGTCGGAAGAGTGGTGGGAGAACTTTTACAGGCAACTTAAAGAGGAATATAAAGACTATAATATTATCGAGATCCTGCCTGTAGAAAATGTTTCGCAAATTGCATTTCAGGCACCTACATTTTACAGTAAAGATATTCGCGAAATAGGGTCGGTAATTGCCAATACTGATTTGTTTATTGGAGCTGATAGCGGAATCATGCATTTAGCCAGTGCGGTTCAGACTCCAACGATTGGGCTTTTCTCGGTCTCAAACCTTAAAAAATATGAACCTTACGACAATTGCAGTATCGGAATAGATATTAATTTGCAGACTAAAAAGGATTATGTAAAAATCATAAACTCCATCCTGAACAATGGAAAACTTAATACTATAGGACAAGCAATTTAA
- a CDS encoding DUF2797 domain-containing protein: MTYQGVLTKMQTEMGAPIQYYLVFEDSFLNMNQLLNKEIEINFVGFECLNCHKKKKIYRQGFCYECFYSSPAVGDWIMRPELSTAHLGIADRDLEYEQKVQLQPHVVYLALASEVKVGVTRKTQVPTRWIDQGATQAIAIVEVPNRYLAGITEVALKDHYTDKTNWRKMLQNTGESFDLLAEKAKVESLIPAEVQEYFYTQKNDLYELQYPVLNYPTKVTSLNLDKTPTFQGKLTGIKGQYLIFENGTVFNVRGSEGYVVSIAV, from the coding sequence ATGACATATCAAGGCGTACTTACAAAAATGCAAACTGAAATGGGGGCTCCAATTCAGTATTATTTGGTATTTGAAGACAGTTTTTTAAACATGAATCAATTACTGAACAAAGAAATTGAGATTAATTTCGTCGGGTTTGAATGTCTGAATTGCCACAAGAAGAAAAAGATCTACCGTCAGGGATTTTGTTATGAGTGTTTTTACTCAAGCCCTGCTGTTGGAGATTGGATTATGCGACCGGAACTCAGTACTGCGCACTTAGGAATTGCAGACCGTGATTTGGAGTACGAACAGAAAGTACAGCTTCAGCCTCATGTGGTATATCTGGCTTTGGCAAGTGAGGTAAAAGTTGGGGTAACGCGTAAAACTCAAGTTCCAACACGCTGGATCGATCAGGGAGCCACGCAGGCTATTGCGATTGTTGAGGTTCCAAACCGATATTTAGCCGGAATTACTGAGGTGGCATTAAAAGACCATTATACTGATAAAACAAACTGGAGAAAGATGCTTCAAAATACAGGTGAAAGTTTCGACCTGCTGGCTGAAAAGGCAAAAGTAGAAAGTTTGATTCCGGCAGAAGTACAGGAATATTTTTATACCCAAAAAAATGATCTGTATGAATTGCAGTATCCCGTTTTAAATTATCCGACTAAAGTAACCAGTCTGAATCTGGATAAAACCCCAACTTTTCAGGGGAAATTAACCGGAATCAAAGGACAATATTTAATCTTTGAGAACGGAACTGTTTTTAATGTCAGAGGTTCGGAAGGTTATGTGGTTAGTATTGCCGTTTAA